The following proteins are co-located in the Alcaligenes faecalis genome:
- a CDS encoding TRAP transporter small permease, whose amino-acid sequence MFLRILDRFEEAFISLLMVAAVVIIFVAVCQRYSVSMLADLVSWSRAQGYESVMAMARSSYRSVAGINLLWAQELCIYLFVWMAKFGAAYGVRVGIHVGVDVLVNAVGPRWRHLLVVISLFAGALFTAMVAWIGGSFVYDIAQTAQVSADLEVPVWIVYLAVPAGSLLMCFRFLQALMNFIQTGQLPHHEPAADLIAETERGVSESEGARA is encoded by the coding sequence ATGTTCTTACGTATTCTGGACCGCTTTGAGGAGGCGTTCATTTCGCTTCTCATGGTGGCCGCCGTGGTGATTATTTTCGTAGCGGTCTGCCAGCGTTACTCGGTCAGCATGCTGGCTGATCTGGTGTCCTGGTCGCGTGCCCAGGGTTACGAATCCGTGATGGCTATGGCCCGTTCAAGCTATCGCAGTGTGGCTGGCATCAATTTGCTTTGGGCGCAGGAGCTTTGTATTTACCTGTTTGTCTGGATGGCCAAGTTTGGCGCCGCATACGGCGTACGCGTGGGTATCCACGTGGGGGTGGACGTGCTGGTTAACGCGGTAGGACCGCGTTGGCGTCATCTGCTGGTGGTGATTTCCCTGTTCGCCGGTGCCTTGTTTACCGCCATGGTTGCCTGGATTGGCGGCAGCTTTGTGTACGACATTGCCCAGACAGCCCAAGTGTCGGCTGACCTGGAGGTGCCAGTATGGATTGTGTATCTGGCGGTGCCTGCGGGTTCCCTGCTGATGTGCTTCCGTTTCCTGCAAGCCTTGATGAATTTCATTCAGACTGGCCAGTTGCCCCATCACGAGCCTGCGGCTGATCTGATCGCTGAAACAGAGCGCGGTGTGTCTGAATCCGAAGGAGCGCGCGCATGA
- a CDS encoding molybdenum cofactor biosynthesis protein MoaE, translated as MIRIQTDDFDVAALNAELRATAGGKAGAMVTFTGYVRDQADGTATESLFLEHYPGMCEREIEAVCEQARQRWPILDTLVVHRVGELHLTEQIVYVGVTSAHRGDAFRACEFIMDVLKTRAPFWKRETLADGKRFWVQQRDSDAQKTDSWNTSADTHKHV; from the coding sequence ATGATTCGCATCCAGACCGACGATTTTGATGTTGCCGCCCTGAACGCCGAGCTGCGCGCCACGGCTGGCGGCAAAGCCGGTGCCATGGTGACCTTTACCGGCTATGTGCGCGATCAGGCCGACGGCACCGCCACCGAATCCCTGTTCCTGGAACACTACCCCGGCATGTGCGAGCGCGAGATTGAAGCGGTTTGCGAGCAGGCTCGTCAACGCTGGCCCATACTGGACACGCTGGTCGTACACCGTGTGGGCGAGCTGCACCTGACCGAACAAATCGTTTATGTTGGTGTCACCAGTGCCCACCGTGGCGACGCTTTTCGCGCCTGCGAATTCATCATGGACGTACTGAAAACCCGCGCTCCTTTCTGGAAGCGTGAAACCTTGGCTGACGGCAAGCGTTTCTGGGTACAGCAGCGCGACAGCGACGCCCAGAAAACCGACTCCTGGAATACCTCTGCGGACACCCACAAGCATGTCTAA
- the moaA gene encoding GTP 3',8-cyclase MoaA → MSDEHGPKREPVSVDQVQYRPYQEAAPPGSETRPLGQGDTQPAGSGGERPSVIEQGVQAGAAEPARRPTVRIAAVSGQPLDQRRRPFHDLRISLTDKCNFRCTYCMPREVFGTDYEFLPHSSLLSFEEIERVARQAVSLGVRKLRLTGGEPLLRRNIEVLIAMLAKLRTPEGDPVELTLTTNGTLLGRKAQSLKDAGLNRVTVSLDALDDARFTQLSDSGVSVSTVLDGIAKAQAVGLSPVKVNMVVRKGLNDDQILPMVEHFKGSGQILRFIEYMDVGNSNGWNLEEVVSGAEIVERIQSCFELEPVAAQYRGEVASRWRFKDGTGEVGVITSVTQPFCGDCSRMRLSPEGRLFLCLFASQGYDVRAQLRSGASDDQLAAYMHGVWTGRQDRYSEIRGEQTTSRDRIEMSYIGG, encoded by the coding sequence ATGAGCGATGAGCATGGGCCAAAACGTGAACCTGTGTCTGTAGACCAGGTTCAGTACAGGCCATATCAAGAAGCTGCTCCCCCAGGTTCAGAGACCCGGCCCTTGGGGCAGGGAGACACGCAGCCTGCTGGATCGGGGGGGGAGAGGCCGTCCGTCATCGAGCAGGGGGTGCAAGCGGGTGCTGCCGAGCCTGCACGCCGCCCGACCGTGCGGATTGCCGCTGTGTCCGGACAACCGCTGGACCAGCGCCGCCGTCCGTTTCACGATCTGCGTATTTCCCTGACCGACAAGTGCAATTTCCGCTGTACCTATTGCATGCCCAGGGAAGTGTTTGGCACGGACTATGAGTTCCTGCCTCACTCCTCCCTGCTCAGCTTTGAAGAGATCGAGCGTGTGGCAAGGCAGGCGGTTTCCCTGGGTGTGCGCAAGCTGCGCTTGACAGGCGGCGAGCCACTATTGCGTCGAAATATTGAAGTGCTGATTGCCATGCTGGCCAAGCTGCGTACACCGGAAGGTGATCCGGTAGAGCTGACCTTGACCACCAATGGCACCTTGCTGGGTCGCAAAGCCCAGTCTTTGAAAGACGCGGGCTTGAATCGTGTCACCGTCAGCCTGGATGCCTTGGATGATGCCCGCTTTACGCAATTGAGCGATAGCGGCGTGTCCGTGTCCACTGTGCTGGATGGCATTGCCAAGGCGCAGGCCGTGGGTTTGAGCCCGGTGAAGGTCAATATGGTGGTGCGCAAAGGACTGAATGACGACCAGATTCTGCCTATGGTGGAGCACTTCAAAGGCTCGGGCCAGATTCTGCGCTTTATTGAATATATGGACGTGGGCAACAGCAATGGCTGGAACCTGGAAGAGGTCGTCAGTGGTGCGGAGATTGTGGAGCGTATCCAGTCCTGTTTCGAGCTGGAACCGGTCGCTGCTCAGTATCGCGGCGAAGTCGCCAGCCGCTGGCGTTTCAAGGATGGCACGGGTGAAGTCGGCGTCATTACCAGTGTGACGCAACCCTTCTGTGGGGACTGTTCGCGCATGCGTCTTTCCCCCGAAGGACGCTTGTTCCTGTGCCTGTTTGCTTCTCAAGGTTATGATGTGCGGGCGCAATTGCGTTCGGGTGCCTCCGACGACCAGTTAGCCGCCTATATGCACGGCGTCTGGACGGGACGGCAGGACCGATATTCCGAGATTCGGGGTGAGCAAACCACGAGTCGTGACCGTATAGAAATGAGTTACATCGGCGGATGA
- the glp gene encoding gephyrin-like molybdotransferase Glp, with product MIEFDVAQQRLAQAGQVPTHTETCDLSQALGRILAQDIQAQLDMPPADNSAMDGYALRLADIADGKVLPIQQRCYAGDIPETLKENMAIRIFTGSMLPPGADTVVIQENCQEDEQGVRILDMPTAGVNIRRRGEDMRIGEVLITTGTKLTAAHIAQLAAQGHAQLQVYPRLTVGILTTGDELTPAGQPLETGQIYNSNAPMLCAQLQALGVETVHAVHAKDTLEAIQDALKELLQRCDLVLTVGGVSVGEKDFVKPAIEGIGGQLDLWKVRMKPGKPLALAYIDNKPLVCLPGNPVSSYAVFSLMVSPLIRRLQGRHQVLPAIRYGILQGERHFEGDREEFIRVQVDSDEQGRLLARPFNNQGSGVISSLPWAQALARIPADSHVAPGNVVRLYEYSQWQA from the coding sequence ATGATCGAATTTGACGTAGCACAGCAAAGGCTGGCCCAGGCAGGGCAAGTTCCCACCCACACCGAGACCTGCGACTTGTCGCAAGCCTTGGGACGTATTCTGGCCCAGGATATTCAAGCCCAGCTAGACATGCCGCCCGCCGACAATAGCGCCATGGACGGCTATGCCCTGCGCCTGGCTGATATTGCCGATGGCAAGGTGTTGCCCATTCAGCAACGCTGCTATGCCGGCGATATTCCTGAAACGCTGAAAGAGAACATGGCGATTCGCATCTTTACCGGCAGCATGCTGCCGCCCGGTGCCGATACGGTGGTAATTCAGGAAAACTGCCAGGAAGACGAACAAGGCGTACGCATTCTGGACATGCCCACCGCGGGCGTGAACATCCGCCGCCGTGGAGAAGACATGCGCATCGGTGAGGTGCTGATCACCACAGGCACCAAGCTGACAGCAGCCCATATTGCCCAACTGGCTGCGCAAGGCCATGCCCAACTACAGGTCTACCCTCGCCTGACGGTGGGCATTCTGACCACAGGCGACGAGCTGACCCCCGCCGGTCAGCCACTGGAAACCGGCCAGATCTACAATTCCAACGCTCCCATGCTGTGTGCACAGCTTCAAGCACTAGGGGTTGAAACAGTCCATGCTGTCCATGCCAAAGACACACTGGAAGCTATTCAAGACGCCCTGAAAGAGCTGCTGCAACGCTGCGACCTGGTGCTGACCGTAGGCGGTGTCTCGGTCGGTGAAAAGGATTTTGTGAAACCGGCTATCGAAGGAATAGGCGGTCAGTTGGATCTGTGGAAAGTGCGCATGAAGCCTGGTAAACCGCTGGCACTGGCGTACATAGACAACAAGCCCCTGGTCTGCCTGCCCGGCAATCCGGTGTCCTCCTACGCCGTGTTTTCCTTGATGGTGTCACCGCTGATTCGTCGACTGCAAGGCCGCCATCAAGTACTGCCTGCGATTCGCTACGGCATTTTGCAAGGCGAGCGCCACTTTGAAGGTGACCGCGAAGAGTTCATCCGAGTACAAGTGGATAGCGACGAACAAGGTCGCCTGCTGGCGCGTCCATTCAATAATCAGGGCTCGGGCGTGATCAGCTCCCTGCCCTGGGCTCAGGCACTGGCCCGCATCCCTGCCGACTCCCATGTCGCCCCCGGCAATGTGGTGCGTCTGTATGAATACAGCCAGTGGCAGGCATAA
- the moaD gene encoding molybdopterin converting factor subunit 1, whose amino-acid sequence MTSPLTLRVLYFAQVAERTGQRQENWEWPQEGTVQQWTDALLQRHPNLSDMAGRLHVAVNQFHAKPTDPVRPGDEVAVFEPVTGG is encoded by the coding sequence ATGACAAGCCCTTTAACATTGCGCGTCCTGTACTTCGCCCAAGTGGCCGAACGCACAGGCCAGCGCCAGGAAAACTGGGAATGGCCTCAGGAAGGCACCGTCCAGCAATGGACGGATGCTCTGCTGCAGCGCCACCCGAATTTGAGCGATATGGCCGGCCGCCTGCATGTCGCGGTGAACCAGTTCCACGCCAAGCCCACCGACCCTGTCCGACCCGGTGATGAAGTGGCTGTGTTCGAGCCCGTCACTGGAGGTTGA
- a CDS encoding TRAP transporter substrate-binding protein — MKKTLVASLLASVFLSAPVLADPMIIKFSHVVSPDTPKGKGALRFKELAEKYTEGKVVVEVYPNSQLYKDKEELEALQLGAVHMLAPSLAKFGPLGVREFEVFDLPFIFNDRTDLRKVTEGPVGRMLLDKLEPKGIKGLSYWDNGFKVMSANTPLKSVDDFLGLKMRIQSSKVLEAQFKALDAVPQVMAFSEVYQALQTGVVDGTENPPSNMYTQKMHEVQKHATVSNHGYLGYAVIVNKKFWEGLPDDIRQGMEKAMDEATVYANDIAEQENNDSMKAMQESGKTQFYPLSDAERQEWVKQLQPVHKEMASRIGQDVIDAFYKATE; from the coding sequence ATGAAAAAGACCCTTGTGGCCAGCTTGCTGGCGTCCGTATTTTTGTCCGCGCCTGTTCTGGCTGACCCCATGATCATCAAGTTCAGCCACGTTGTGTCGCCCGATACACCAAAAGGCAAGGGGGCATTGCGCTTTAAAGAACTGGCTGAAAAATACACCGAGGGCAAGGTCGTTGTCGAAGTCTACCCGAACTCGCAACTGTACAAAGACAAGGAAGAGCTGGAAGCGTTGCAACTGGGCGCCGTACACATGCTGGCCCCATCGCTGGCCAAGTTTGGTCCTCTGGGTGTGCGCGAATTTGAGGTGTTCGATCTGCCTTTTATCTTCAATGACCGTACGGACCTGCGTAAAGTGACCGAGGGGCCGGTGGGCCGGATGTTGCTGGACAAGCTGGAACCCAAAGGTATCAAGGGCCTGTCCTACTGGGATAACGGCTTTAAGGTCATGAGTGCCAACACGCCCTTGAAAAGCGTGGACGATTTCCTGGGTCTGAAGATGCGTATCCAGTCCTCCAAGGTTCTGGAAGCCCAGTTCAAGGCATTGGACGCTGTGCCTCAGGTGATGGCGTTCTCCGAGGTGTACCAGGCCCTGCAAACCGGTGTGGTTGATGGCACCGAGAACCCGCCATCCAATATGTACACCCAGAAAATGCACGAAGTGCAAAAACACGCCACCGTGTCCAACCACGGTTATCTGGGCTATGCCGTGATCGTGAACAAGAAGTTCTGGGAAGGTCTGCCTGACGATATTCGCCAAGGCATGGAAAAAGCCATGGACGAAGCCACGGTTTACGCCAACGACATTGCTGAGCAAGAGAACAACGATTCCATGAAGGCCATGCAAGAGTCCGGCAAGACTCAGTTCTATCCGTTGAGCGATGCCGAGCGCCAGGAATGGGTCAAGCAGTTGCAGCCTGTTCACAAGGAAATGGCGTCCCGTATCGGTCAGGACGTGATCGATGCCTTTTACAAGGCGACCGAATAA
- a CDS encoding response regulator: MTKRAPLVHIVDDDPAIRDALSWLFSTRQVNTERWENGEAFLNALSPETHGCILLDIRMDGLSGLEVFEQLRLRQSCLPVIFLTGHGDLPLAVNALKQGAADFIEKPFNDNDLVDRVLDVLRSYEASQAERDNEQALEERLDTLSQREREVLALALEGRLNKQIAQDLNITMRTVEVHRARALEKMQARTLIELARLLDPARLREDRNPSAP; the protein is encoded by the coding sequence ATGACTAAGCGCGCCCCTTTGGTCCACATCGTGGACGACGACCCGGCCATCCGCGATGCCCTGTCCTGGCTTTTCTCCACCCGTCAGGTCAATACCGAACGTTGGGAAAACGGCGAGGCTTTTCTGAATGCCCTCAGCCCCGAAACCCACGGCTGCATTCTGCTCGACATACGCATGGACGGCTTGTCAGGCCTGGAAGTCTTTGAGCAATTGCGCCTGCGCCAGTCCTGCCTGCCCGTTATTTTCCTGACTGGCCACGGCGACCTGCCCCTGGCCGTAAACGCGCTGAAACAAGGCGCGGCGGATTTCATCGAAAAGCCTTTTAACGATAACGACCTGGTGGACCGCGTGCTGGACGTGCTGCGCAGCTACGAGGCCAGCCAGGCAGAGCGCGACAATGAGCAGGCGCTGGAAGAGCGACTGGACACCTTGTCCCAACGCGAGCGCGAGGTGCTGGCCCTGGCGCTGGAAGGACGGCTGAACAAGCAGATTGCCCAGGACCTGAACATCACCATGCGCACGGTGGAGGTACACCGCGCCCGAGCACTGGAAAAAATGCAGGCCCGTACCCTGATCGAGCTGGCCCGACTACTGGACCCGGCCCGCCTGCGGGAAGACCGTAACCCATCGGCGCCTTAA
- a CDS encoding substrate-binding domain-containing protein yields MTKQKFKARLRSEWILENADGVELPMGDVLRLLGAIERLGHLAGASKECQFSYRHAWGLLRNAEQQFDAALLETSRRKGTKLTEFAQRLLWANRRLDARLTPTLESMASELEEELGRLYAQPLDRLRFQASHGFAIEGLMRFANEHDGLPLELRYRTAIEALASLERGDCDLAGFQVPVGEFEVAAMRRYGQWLSPARHRLIFLSTRRTGLFVEKGNPKNITGMADLLRPDVRFVNRQMGSSTRFLATLLLGQLGVNTNAVLGFETTELTHMAVAAHVASGMADTGLGVETAASRCGLEFIPLAQERYFIAVEQEALDKAPMQQLMNVIGGSAYSQFMQDLVGYDPRGLGQIMTLEQAFGQAADLLWR; encoded by the coding sequence ATGACCAAACAGAAATTCAAAGCCCGGCTGCGCTCTGAATGGATTCTGGAAAATGCAGACGGCGTGGAACTTCCCATGGGGGATGTGCTGCGTTTGTTGGGTGCCATCGAGCGACTGGGGCACCTGGCGGGAGCCAGCAAGGAATGCCAGTTTTCCTACAGACATGCCTGGGGCTTGTTGCGCAATGCCGAACAACAGTTTGATGCGGCCTTGCTGGAAACCTCCCGGCGCAAGGGCACCAAGCTGACTGAGTTTGCCCAGCGTTTGCTATGGGCAAACCGGCGCCTGGATGCGCGTTTGACGCCGACCCTGGAAAGCATGGCTTCCGAGCTGGAAGAGGAACTGGGCCGCTTGTATGCCCAGCCTTTGGACCGTTTGCGCTTTCAGGCCAGTCACGGGTTTGCGATTGAAGGGCTGATGCGCTTTGCCAACGAACACGATGGTTTGCCGCTGGAGCTGCGCTATCGCACCGCTATCGAGGCGCTGGCTTCGCTGGAGCGTGGGGACTGTGATCTGGCCGGTTTCCAGGTTCCGGTAGGCGAGTTCGAGGTGGCTGCCATGCGCCGTTATGGGCAATGGTTGTCACCAGCACGTCACCGGCTGATTTTCCTTTCCACACGCCGGACAGGCTTGTTTGTGGAAAAGGGAAACCCCAAGAACATTACCGGCATGGCCGATTTGCTGCGCCCTGATGTGCGCTTTGTGAACCGTCAGATGGGCTCCAGCACGCGCTTTCTGGCCACCTTGCTGCTGGGTCAGTTAGGGGTAAACACGAATGCGGTGCTGGGCTTTGAAACCACAGAATTGACGCATATGGCGGTGGCGGCTCACGTTGCCAGCGGAATGGCCGATACCGGTCTGGGTGTGGAAACCGCGGCCAGTCGCTGCGGGCTGGAGTTCATTCCCCTGGCACAAGAGCGTTATTTCATCGCGGTCGAGCAAGAGGCGCTGGATAAGGCTCCTATGCAGCAACTGATGAACGTGATTGGCGGTTCCGCGTATAGTCAATTCATGCAAGATCTGGTGGGTTACGACCCACGGGGTTTGGGACAGATCATGACGCTGGAACAGGCATTTGGGCAAGCGGCCGACCTGCTCTGGCGTTAG
- a CDS encoding PAS domain S-box protein, producing MMRLARPSGFMRQSASRTLAAHPISSYVPILAILIIVLLMGVFAWAVSKERHEEQSNELIRNALWVEQSLSFQLRSHENNLRRIASEIKVHSQPITTQTALTQLQHFKTIHPDLLKVAVQDRFGTTLLVRPPGADTRIAAHVSTPRTSTWLPAYYSNEHQESVLDLVVPIYEHNDIVGTLRATFSLATILMENVPWWIAEQYHVSLIDQGDQTLATRSKGEPGQSELRYAMSVDPPLHGVRLLMTPYPQTNIPTFTLLLTVIAGLALLAVVNLAMQHHYARKRRDAELALMQEQAFRSAIENSMVTGMRARDLDGKVLYVNPAFCELVGRSSEEVIGLVPPMPWWVPEMMDETLERRDRLKSSRSVQVFDTLFQRPDGSRVDVQVFESPLIDAQQRHVGWISSIIDVSSRKQAEALASSQSEQLHHTAKLITMGEMASTLAHELNQPLSAIASYAAGSLNLLGQEPLDPKQLRRGLESLAEQTRRAGQIIHRIHDFVRKRDPQLSSLNLPDALQGALAMAKAGLRHHQIQLIVPSHPENLPVMGDKVLLEQLIFNLLRNAAEAMSGLEPERRVLEVSMQASNGVVLVMVADQGPGVAATIMAEVFQAFTTTKAQGLGIGLNICRSIVELHHGKLWFENGVPHGATFLFSLPLIEHD from the coding sequence ATGATGCGTCTTGCCCGTCCGTCCGGATTCATGCGCCAGTCTGCCTCACGCACCCTGGCTGCCCACCCGATCAGCAGCTATGTGCCTATTTTGGCCATTCTGATTATTGTGCTGCTGATGGGCGTGTTTGCCTGGGCAGTCAGCAAAGAGCGCCATGAGGAGCAATCCAACGAACTGATACGCAATGCCTTGTGGGTAGAGCAGTCCCTGTCCTTTCAGTTGCGCTCGCATGAGAACAATTTACGCCGCATTGCCAGTGAGATTAAAGTCCACTCCCAGCCCATCACCACCCAGACGGCATTAACGCAGCTACAGCACTTCAAGACCATTCACCCCGATCTACTCAAAGTCGCGGTACAAGATCGCTTTGGCACCACCTTGCTGGTGCGGCCACCGGGTGCCGACACCCGGATTGCGGCCCACGTCAGCACACCGCGCACCTCTACCTGGCTGCCGGCCTACTACTCCAATGAGCATCAGGAAAGCGTGCTGGATCTGGTGGTGCCCATTTACGAGCACAACGATATTGTCGGCACCTTGCGCGCCACTTTTTCCCTGGCCACCATCCTGATGGAGAACGTGCCCTGGTGGATCGCCGAGCAATATCACGTTTCCTTGATTGACCAGGGCGATCAGACGCTTGCCACACGCTCCAAAGGCGAGCCGGGGCAAAGCGAATTGCGTTACGCCATGTCGGTAGACCCGCCCCTGCATGGTGTGCGCTTGCTGATGACGCCTTATCCACAAACAAACATTCCCACCTTCACCTTGCTGCTGACCGTGATTGCCGGTCTGGCCCTGCTGGCTGTGGTGAACCTGGCCATGCAGCATCACTACGCCCGCAAGCGCCGCGATGCGGAACTAGCCCTGATGCAGGAACAAGCCTTTCGCAGTGCCATCGAGAACTCCATGGTGACCGGTATGCGCGCCCGCGATCTGGACGGCAAGGTGCTGTATGTCAACCCGGCGTTTTGCGAGCTGGTAGGCCGTAGCAGCGAAGAGGTTATCGGTCTGGTGCCCCCCATGCCCTGGTGGGTGCCGGAGATGATGGATGAAACGCTGGAGCGTCGGGACCGTCTGAAATCCTCCCGCTCCGTGCAAGTCTTTGACACGCTGTTCCAGCGCCCGGACGGCTCGCGCGTTGATGTGCAGGTCTTTGAATCCCCACTGATTGACGCCCAGCAGCGGCACGTAGGCTGGATCAGCTCCATCATCGATGTCAGTTCACGCAAACAGGCAGAAGCCTTGGCCAGTTCACAATCCGAGCAACTGCACCATACGGCCAAACTCATCACCATGGGCGAGATGGCCTCCACACTGGCCCATGAACTGAACCAGCCGCTCTCGGCCATTGCCAGCTATGCAGCCGGCTCCCTGAACCTGCTGGGCCAGGAACCGCTGGACCCCAAGCAACTGCGCCGAGGCCTGGAAAGTCTGGCAGAACAAACCCGTCGTGCCGGACAAATCATCCACCGCATCCACGACTTTGTCCGCAAGCGCGACCCTCAGCTCAGCTCCCTGAACTTGCCTGATGCCCTGCAAGGCGCACTGGCCATGGCCAAAGCAGGCCTGCGTCACCACCAGATTCAGTTGATTGTGCCCTCCCACCCCGAGAACCTGCCCGTCATGGGCGACAAGGTGCTGCTGGAACAACTGATTTTCAACCTGCTGCGCAATGCCGCTGAGGCCATGTCCGGCCTGGAGCCAGAGCGCCGGGTACTGGAAGTCAGCATGCAGGCCAGCAACGGCGTGGTGCTGGTGATGGTGGCCGACCAGGGCCCTGGTGTGGCAGCCACGATCATGGCCGAAGTGTTCCAGGCCTTTACCACCACCAAAGCCCAGGGCCTGGGCATTGGCCTGAATATTTGCCGCTCCATTGTGGAGCTGCACCATGGCAAACTCTGGTTTGAAAACGGGGTTCCCCACGGTGCCACCTTCCTGTTTTCCTTACCCTTGATTGAACATGACTAA
- the mobA gene encoding molybdenum cofactor guanylyltransferase MobA — MISTQDISGIVLAGGRARRFDLSGQIDKGLLLLQGQPLVQHLVRRLRPQVGTILISANRNPEQYVHWGRVVPDALELEGYLGPLAGLASVLNQISTPWALSCPVDLPFVPVDLGKRLIKAVEEQGAVAAYAQTERSHPLCLLLRADQAAGLKEYLLSGERRVMSWLESIDAVEVDFRDAPEHAFFNINTPQDLDQAQSW, encoded by the coding sequence ATGATAAGCACACAGGACATCAGCGGTATTGTGCTGGCAGGTGGTCGGGCCCGGCGTTTTGATTTGTCGGGCCAGATCGATAAAGGCTTGCTGCTGTTGCAGGGCCAACCCTTGGTCCAGCATTTGGTGCGTCGCCTGCGTCCGCAGGTGGGGACTATCCTGATCAGTGCCAATCGCAATCCTGAACAATATGTCCATTGGGGCCGCGTGGTCCCGGATGCGCTGGAGCTGGAGGGCTATCTGGGCCCGCTGGCCGGTTTGGCCAGTGTGCTGAATCAGATCAGCACGCCGTGGGCCTTGTCCTGCCCGGTGGATTTGCCCTTTGTACCCGTGGATTTGGGCAAGCGGCTGATCAAGGCCGTAGAAGAGCAGGGCGCGGTTGCCGCCTATGCACAGACAGAGCGCAGTCATCCTTTGTGTTTGTTATTGCGTGCTGATCAGGCCGCGGGCCTGAAAGAATATCTGCTCAGCGGCGAGCGCCGCGTCATGAGCTGGCTGGAAAGCATAGACGCGGTGGAGGTAGATTTCCGCGATGCGCCGGAACATGCTTTCTTCAATATCAATACGCCGCAGGATCTGGATCAGGCCCAAAGCTGGTAA
- the moaC gene encoding cyclic pyranopterin monophosphate synthase MoaC, translating into MSTPTENTDLHLSHLDEDGKVQMVDVSHKSATSRSATARAVVRLSPAAYQLLSAQHNAKGEVLNTARVAGVLAAKRCAELIPMCHSLPLDFVGIDFESDASTGTIAVLATCRTRYTTGVEMEAMTACSIAALTIYDMCKAADKGIVIEQTRLLEKTGGKSGTWTAQL; encoded by the coding sequence ATGAGCACCCCTACCGAAAATACAGATTTGCACCTTTCCCATCTGGATGAAGATGGGAAAGTTCAGATGGTCGATGTCAGCCACAAATCCGCCACCTCCCGCTCGGCAACCGCCCGCGCCGTGGTGCGTCTGAGTCCTGCCGCCTACCAATTACTGTCGGCCCAGCACAATGCCAAGGGCGAAGTGCTGAACACCGCACGCGTGGCCGGCGTGCTGGCCGCCAAACGCTGTGCCGAGCTGATTCCCATGTGCCACAGCCTGCCTTTGGATTTTGTCGGCATTGATTTTGAAAGCGACGCCTCAACAGGCACCATTGCGGTGCTGGCCACCTGCCGCACCCGCTACACGACCGGCGTCGAGATGGAAGCCATGACGGCCTGCTCCATTGCCGCCCTGACGATTTACGATATGTGTAAAGCGGCCGACAAAGGCATTGTGATCGAACAGACCCGTTTGCTGGAGAAAACCGGCGGCAAAAGCGGGACCTGGACTGCCCAGCTCTAA
- the moaB gene encoding molybdenum cofactor biosynthesis protein B, translating to MSKAKTDLPAARLNAAVLTISDRRGPDDDTSGDYLAASLTENGHYCVQRAISKDNIYAIRALLSQWILDPEINVIICNGGTGFSHKKSTIAAVTPLLDQVITGFGEQFRYLSYQDIGSSALQSDALAGTANRTLLFCIPGSGGACKLAWEKILKEQLDSRHRPCNFASEYLEPATP from the coding sequence ATGTCTAAAGCCAAGACTGATTTACCCGCTGCCCGCTTGAACGCGGCGGTGCTGACCATCTCGGACCGCCGAGGCCCGGATGATGACACTTCCGGCGATTACCTGGCAGCCAGCCTGACAGAAAACGGCCACTACTGCGTACAGCGAGCCATCAGCAAGGATAATATTTACGCCATCCGCGCCCTGCTCAGCCAGTGGATTCTGGACCCGGAAATCAACGTCATCATCTGCAATGGCGGCACCGGCTTCAGCCACAAGAAATCCACAATTGCCGCAGTCACCCCCTTGTTGGATCAGGTCATTACCGGCTTTGGCGAACAGTTCCGCTACCTGTCCTATCAGGATATTGGCTCCTCGGCCTTGCAATCCGATGCGCTGGCTGGCACGGCCAACCGAACCTTGCTGTTCTGCATTCCCGGCTCGGGCGGTGCCTGCAAGCTGGCCTGGGAAAAGATCCTGAAAGAACAACTGGACAGCCGCCATCGTCCGTGCAATTTCGCCTCTGAGTATCTGGAGCCAGCCACGCCCTGA